One part of the Homo sapiens chromosome 19, GRCh38.p14 Primary Assembly genome encodes these proteins:
- the ERF gene encoding ETS domain-containing transcription factor ERF isoform 1 (isoform 1 is encoded by transcript variant 1) gives MKTPADTGFAFPDWAYKPESSPGSRQIQLWHFILELLRKEEYQGVIAWQGDYGEFVIKDPDEVARLWGVRKCKPQMNYDKLSRALRYYYNKRILHKTKGKRFTYKFNFNKLVLVNYPFIDVGLAGGAVPQSAPPVPSGGSHFRFPPSTPSEVLSPTEDPRSPPACSSSSSSLFSAVVARRLGRGSVSDCSDGTSELEEPLGEDPRARPPGPPDLGAFRGPPLARLPHDPGVFRVYPRPRGGPEPLSPFPVSPLAGPGSLLPPQLSPALPMTPTHLAYTPSPTLSPMYPSGGGGPSGSGGGSHFSFSPEDMKRYLQAHTQSVYNYHLSPRAFLHYPGLVVPQPQRPDKCPLPPMAPETPPVPSSASSSSSSSSSPFKFKLQPPPLGRRQRAAGEKAVAGADKSGGSAGGLAEGAGALAPPPPPPQIKVEPISEGESEEVEVTDISDEDEEDGEVFKTPRAPPAPPKPEPGEAPGASQCMPLKLRFKRRWSEDCRLEGGGGPAGGFEDEGEDKKVRGEGPGEAGGPLTPRRVSSDLQHATAQLSLEHRDS, from the exons ATGAAGACCCCGGCGGACAcag GGTTTGCCTTCCCGGATTGGGCCTACAAGCCAGAGTCGTCCCCTGGCTCAAGGCAGATCCAGCTGTGGCACTTTATCCTGGAGCTGCTGCGGAAGGAGGAGTACCAGGGCGTCATTGCCTGGCAGGGGGACTACGGGGAATTCGTCATCAAAGACCCTGATGAGGTGGCCCGGCTGTGGGGCGTTCGCAAGTGCAAGCCCCAGATGAATTACGACAAGCTGAGCCGGGCCCTGCG CTATTACTATAACAAGCGCATTCTGCACAAGACCAAGGGGAAACGGTTCACCTACAAGTTCAATTTCAACAAACTGGTGCTGGTCAATTACCCATTCATTGATGTGGGGTTGGCTG GGGGTGCAGTGCCCCAGAGTGCCCCGCCAGTGCCGTCGGGTGGTAGCCACTTCCGCTTCCCTCCCTCAACGCCCTCCGAGGTGCTGTCCCCCACCGAGGACCCCCGCTCACCACCAGCCTgctcttcatcttcatcttcccTCTTCTCGGCTGTGGTGGCCCGCCGCCTGGGCCGAGGCTCAGTCAGTGACTGTAGTGATGGCACGTCAGAGCTGGAGGAACCGCTGGGAGAGGATCCCCGCGCCCGACCACCCGGCCCTCCGGATCTGGGTGCCTTCCGAGGGCCCCCGCTGGCCCGCCTGCCCCATGACCCTGGTGTCTTCCGAGTCTATCCCCGGCCTCGGGGTGGCCCTGAACCCCTCAGCCCCTTCCCTGTGTCGCCTCTGGCCGGTCCTGGATCCCTGCTGCCCCCTCAGCTCTCCCCGGCTCTGCCCATGACGCCCACCCACCTGGCCTACACTCCCTCGCCCACGCTGAGCCCGATGTACCCCAGTGGTGGCGGGGGGCCCAGCGGCTCAGGGGGAGGCTCCCACTTCTCCTTCAGCCCTGAGGACATGAAACGGTACCTGCAGGCCCACACCCAAAGCGTCTACAACTACCACCTCAGCCCCCGCGCCTTCCTGCACTACCCTGGGCTGGTGGTGCCCCAGCCCCAGCGCCCTGACAAGTGCCCGCTGCCGCCCATGGCACCCGAGACCCCACCGGTCCCCTCCTCGGCCTCGTcatcctcttcttcttcttcctccccatTCAAGTTTAAGCTCCAGCCGCCCCCACTCGGACGCCGGCAGCGGGCAGCTGGGGAGAAGGCCGTAGCCGGTGCTGACAAGAGCGGTGGCAGTGCAGGCGGGCTGGCTGAGGGGGCAGGGGCGCTAGCCCCACCGCCCCCGCCACCACAGATCAAGGTGGAGCCCATCTCGGAAGGCGAGTCGGAGGAGGTAGAGGTGACTGACATCAGTGATGAGGATGAGGAAGACGGGGAGGTGTTCAAGACGCCCCGTGCCCCACCTGCACCCCCTAAGCCTGAGCCCGGCGAGGCACCCGGGGCATCCCAGTGCATGCCCCTCAAGCTACGCTTTAAGCGGCGCTGGAGTGAAGACTGTCGCCTCGAAGGGGGTGGGGGCCCCGCTGGGGGCTTTGAGGATGAGGGTGAGGACAAGAAGGTGCgtggggaggggcctggggaggctggggggCCCCTCACCCCAAGGCGGGTGAGCTCTGACCTCCAGCATGCCACGGCCCAGCTCTCCCTGGAGCACCGAGACTCCTGA
- the ERF gene encoding ETS domain-containing transcription factor ERF isoform 2 (isoform 2 is encoded by transcript variant 2), with protein MNYDKLSRALRYYYNKRILHKTKGKRFTYKFNFNKLVLVNYPFIDVGLAGGAVPQSAPPVPSGGSHFRFPPSTPSEVLSPTEDPRSPPACSSSSSSLFSAVVARRLGRGSVSDCSDGTSELEEPLGEDPRARPPGPPDLGAFRGPPLARLPHDPGVFRVYPRPRGGPEPLSPFPVSPLAGPGSLLPPQLSPALPMTPTHLAYTPSPTLSPMYPSGGGGPSGSGGGSHFSFSPEDMKRYLQAHTQSVYNYHLSPRAFLHYPGLVVPQPQRPDKCPLPPMAPETPPVPSSASSSSSSSSSPFKFKLQPPPLGRRQRAAGEKAVAGADKSGGSAGGLAEGAGALAPPPPPPQIKVEPISEGESEEVEVTDISDEDEEDGEVFKTPRAPPAPPKPEPGEAPGASQCMPLKLRFKRRWSEDCRLEGGGGPAGGFEDEGEDKKVRGEGPGEAGGPLTPRRVSSDLQHATAQLSLEHRDS; from the exons ATGAATTACGACAAGCTGAGCCGGGCCCTGCG CTATTACTATAACAAGCGCATTCTGCACAAGACCAAGGGGAAACGGTTCACCTACAAGTTCAATTTCAACAAACTGGTGCTGGTCAATTACCCATTCATTGATGTGGGGTTGGCTG GGGGTGCAGTGCCCCAGAGTGCCCCGCCAGTGCCGTCGGGTGGTAGCCACTTCCGCTTCCCTCCCTCAACGCCCTCCGAGGTGCTGTCCCCCACCGAGGACCCCCGCTCACCACCAGCCTgctcttcatcttcatcttcccTCTTCTCGGCTGTGGTGGCCCGCCGCCTGGGCCGAGGCTCAGTCAGTGACTGTAGTGATGGCACGTCAGAGCTGGAGGAACCGCTGGGAGAGGATCCCCGCGCCCGACCACCCGGCCCTCCGGATCTGGGTGCCTTCCGAGGGCCCCCGCTGGCCCGCCTGCCCCATGACCCTGGTGTCTTCCGAGTCTATCCCCGGCCTCGGGGTGGCCCTGAACCCCTCAGCCCCTTCCCTGTGTCGCCTCTGGCCGGTCCTGGATCCCTGCTGCCCCCTCAGCTCTCCCCGGCTCTGCCCATGACGCCCACCCACCTGGCCTACACTCCCTCGCCCACGCTGAGCCCGATGTACCCCAGTGGTGGCGGGGGGCCCAGCGGCTCAGGGGGAGGCTCCCACTTCTCCTTCAGCCCTGAGGACATGAAACGGTACCTGCAGGCCCACACCCAAAGCGTCTACAACTACCACCTCAGCCCCCGCGCCTTCCTGCACTACCCTGGGCTGGTGGTGCCCCAGCCCCAGCGCCCTGACAAGTGCCCGCTGCCGCCCATGGCACCCGAGACCCCACCGGTCCCCTCCTCGGCCTCGTcatcctcttcttcttcttcctccccatTCAAGTTTAAGCTCCAGCCGCCCCCACTCGGACGCCGGCAGCGGGCAGCTGGGGAGAAGGCCGTAGCCGGTGCTGACAAGAGCGGTGGCAGTGCAGGCGGGCTGGCTGAGGGGGCAGGGGCGCTAGCCCCACCGCCCCCGCCACCACAGATCAAGGTGGAGCCCATCTCGGAAGGCGAGTCGGAGGAGGTAGAGGTGACTGACATCAGTGATGAGGATGAGGAAGACGGGGAGGTGTTCAAGACGCCCCGTGCCCCACCTGCACCCCCTAAGCCTGAGCCCGGCGAGGCACCCGGGGCATCCCAGTGCATGCCCCTCAAGCTACGCTTTAAGCGGCGCTGGAGTGAAGACTGTCGCCTCGAAGGGGGTGGGGGCCCCGCTGGGGGCTTTGAGGATGAGGGTGAGGACAAGAAGGTGCgtggggaggggcctggggaggctggggggCCCCTCACCCCAAGGCGGGTGAGCTCTGACCTCCAGCATGCCACGGCCCAGCTCTCCCTGGAGCACCGAGACTCCTGA
- the ERF gene encoding ETS domain-containing transcription factor ERF isoform 3 (isoform 3 is encoded by transcript variant 6) codes for MTPTHLAYTPSPTLSPMYPSGGGGPSGSGGGSHFSFSPEDMKRYLQAHTQSVYNYHLSPRAFLHYPGLVVPQPQRPDKCPLPPMAPETPPVPSSASSSSSSSSSPFKFKLQPPPLGRRQRAAGEKAVAGADKSGGSAGGLAEGAGALAPPPPPPQIKVEPISEGESEEVEVTDISDEDEEDGEVFKTPRAPPAPPKPEPGEAPGASQCMPLKLRFKRRWSEDCRLEGGGGPAGGFEDEGEDKKVRGEGPGEAGGPLTPRRVSSDLQHATAQLSLEHRDS; via the coding sequence ATGACGCCCACCCACCTGGCCTACACTCCCTCGCCCACGCTGAGCCCGATGTACCCCAGTGGTGGCGGGGGGCCCAGCGGCTCAGGGGGAGGCTCCCACTTCTCCTTCAGCCCTGAGGACATGAAACGGTACCTGCAGGCCCACACCCAAAGCGTCTACAACTACCACCTCAGCCCCCGCGCCTTCCTGCACTACCCTGGGCTGGTGGTGCCCCAGCCCCAGCGCCCTGACAAGTGCCCGCTGCCGCCCATGGCACCCGAGACCCCACCGGTCCCCTCCTCGGCCTCGTcatcctcttcttcttcttcctccccatTCAAGTTTAAGCTCCAGCCGCCCCCACTCGGACGCCGGCAGCGGGCAGCTGGGGAGAAGGCCGTAGCCGGTGCTGACAAGAGCGGTGGCAGTGCAGGCGGGCTGGCTGAGGGGGCAGGGGCGCTAGCCCCACCGCCCCCGCCACCACAGATCAAGGTGGAGCCCATCTCGGAAGGCGAGTCGGAGGAGGTAGAGGTGACTGACATCAGTGATGAGGATGAGGAAGACGGGGAGGTGTTCAAGACGCCCCGTGCCCCACCTGCACCCCCTAAGCCTGAGCCCGGCGAGGCACCCGGGGCATCCCAGTGCATGCCCCTCAAGCTACGCTTTAAGCGGCGCTGGAGTGAAGACTGTCGCCTCGAAGGGGGTGGGGGCCCCGCTGGGGGCTTTGAGGATGAGGGTGAGGACAAGAAGGTGCgtggggaggggcctggggaggctggggggCCCCTCACCCCAAGGCGGGTGAGCTCTGACCTCCAGCATGCCACGGCCCAGCTCTCCCTGGAGCACCGAGACTCCTGA